From a single Sphingosinicellaceae bacterium genomic region:
- a CDS encoding DUF808 domain-containing protein, whose product MAGGLVALLDDVAMIAKLAAASLDDVAGAAGKASLKAAGVVIDDTAVTPRYVTGLTPDRELPIIGKIAWGSLKNKLLFLLPAALLIDAFAPFLLTPLLMIGGTYLCYEGTEKIVELVFAHGHALDEEEGSADPATLEAQKVSGAIRTDFILSAEIMAIALGEVAEEPFATQAAALAAVAVAITVGVYGVVGLIVKMDDIGLHLAKRGSAAVKALGRGLVKAMPVLLTALAGIGVAAMIWVGGGILVHGLAKYGVTWPEHVIHAGAVASGDAVPAVRGVMEWLVTAAGSGVVGLAAGAAVVAAMLVYHRIRPAPAH is encoded by the coding sequence ATGGCCGGTGGACTTGTAGCTCTCCTCGACGACGTGGCGATGATCGCGAAGCTGGCGGCGGCGTCGCTCGATGACGTCGCGGGGGCGGCGGGGAAGGCGAGCCTGAAGGCGGCGGGCGTCGTCATCGACGATACCGCGGTGACGCCGCGCTACGTCACCGGGCTGACCCCCGACCGCGAACTGCCGATCATCGGCAAGATCGCGTGGGGCTCGCTGAAGAACAAGTTGCTGTTCCTGCTGCCGGCGGCGCTGCTGATCGATGCGTTCGCGCCGTTCCTGCTGACCCCGCTGCTGATGATCGGCGGCACCTACCTCTGCTACGAGGGCACCGAGAAGATCGTCGAACTGGTGTTCGCGCATGGTCACGCCCTCGACGAGGAGGAGGGTAGCGCCGACCCCGCGACGCTCGAGGCGCAGAAGGTGTCGGGCGCGATCCGCACCGACTTCATCCTGTCCGCCGAGATCATGGCGATCGCGCTGGGCGAGGTCGCCGAGGAGCCGTTCGCGACCCAAGCGGCGGCGCTGGCCGCGGTCGCGGTCGCGATCACCGTCGGAGTTTACGGGGTCGTCGGGCTGATCGTGAAGATGGACGATATCGGGCTCCACCTTGCCAAGCGCGGCTCGGCGGCGGTGAAGGCGCTCGGGCGCGGCTTGGTCAAGGCGATGCCGGTGCTGCTGACCGCGCTGGCGGGCATCGGCGTCGCGGCGATGATCTGGGTCGGCGGCGGCATCCTGGTGCACGGCCTCGCCAAGTACGGGGTCACGTGGCCGGAGCATGTCATCCACGCCGGCGCGGTCGCGAGCGGTGACGCGGTGCCGGCCGTGCGCGGCGTGATGGAGTGGCTGGTCACGGCGGCAGGATCGGGCGTCGTTGGTCTGGCGGCGGGAGCGGCCGTGGTCGCGGCGATGCTGGTCTACCACCGCATCCGGCCTGCCCCCGCCCACTGA
- a CDS encoding magnesium transporter CorA yields the protein MRWLHVNLADQWTRRWIEAAAIPPAARELMLSTDHHQRMIVVDDAVACVVHDFERDFNAETVARIGAMSFVLTPTLMVTARQHPLCAGDIVYQRIQSGTRLTSPAAALELMINAIVEIGSRQKDALLATVQASEDALMEHNRAPDNRVLFGVRRRAVLLRRQLGGLRGVLGRLERDEDLPEALLPSVERLAQRAAALDGDVVLLDSNLRQLREEVDVQTAARTNQNLYILSILTALLLPATLVTGFFGMNTGGLPLATGGHGTWLALILSVGSSLAVYVWLARRGFFGS from the coding sequence ATGCGCTGGCTCCACGTCAATCTCGCCGACCAGTGGACCCGGCGCTGGATCGAGGCGGCGGCGATCCCGCCGGCCGCGCGCGAGCTGATGCTGTCCACCGACCACCACCAGCGCATGATCGTCGTCGACGACGCCGTCGCCTGCGTGGTTCACGATTTCGAGCGCGATTTCAACGCCGAGACGGTGGCACGGATCGGCGCAATGTCGTTCGTACTGACGCCGACGCTGATGGTCACGGCTCGGCAGCATCCTTTGTGTGCCGGCGACATCGTCTACCAGCGCATCCAGTCGGGCACCCGCCTGACCAGCCCTGCCGCGGCGCTCGAACTGATGATCAACGCCATCGTCGAGATTGGCAGCCGGCAGAAGGATGCTCTGCTTGCAACTGTCCAGGCCAGCGAGGATGCGCTGATGGAACACAACCGCGCGCCGGACAATCGGGTATTGTTCGGGGTGCGCCGCCGTGCCGTGCTGCTGCGGCGGCAACTCGGCGGCCTGCGCGGCGTGCTCGGCCGGCTCGAGCGCGACGAGGACCTGCCCGAGGCTCTGCTGCCGAGCGTCGAGCGGCTGGCGCAGCGGGCCGCGGCGCTCGACGGCGATGTCGTGCTGCTCGACAGCAACCTCCGCCAGCTGCGGGAGGAGGTCGACGTGCAGACCGCGGCGCGGACCAACCAGAACCTGTACATCCTGTCGATCCTGACCGCGCTGCTGCTGCCCGCGACGCTGGTCACCGGGTTCTTCGGGATGAACACCGGCGGGCTGCCGCTGGCGACCGGCGGGCACGGCACCTGGCTCGCGCTGATCCTCTCGGTCGGCTCGTCGCTGGCGGTCTATGTCTGGCTGGCGCGGCGCGGATTCTTCGGTAGTTGA
- the rpiB gene encoding ribose 5-phosphate isomerase B yields the protein MSIIAIASDHAGFALKTVLADQLRAAGETVLDLGTNSEASVDYSDYGFAVANAVVSGRAGRGIAICGSGIGISIAANRVPGIRAALCTSGLMARFSRTHNDANILVLGSRIIGVEVAKDCVEEFLNTAFEGGRHAARTAKLDQSFREAAE from the coding sequence ATGTCGATCATCGCCATCGCCAGTGATCACGCCGGCTTCGCGCTCAAGACGGTGCTGGCCGACCAGCTCCGGGCTGCCGGCGAGACCGTCCTCGACCTCGGTACGAACAGCGAGGCGTCGGTCGACTACTCCGACTACGGGTTCGCCGTCGCCAACGCGGTTGTGTCGGGGCGGGCAGGGCGGGGCATCGCGATCTGCGGGTCGGGCATCGGCATCTCGATCGCCGCCAACCGCGTGCCGGGCATCCGCGCCGCGCTGTGCACCAGCGGCCTGATGGCGCGTTTTTCGCGGACCCACAACGACGCCAACATCCTCGTCCTCGGCAGCCGCATCATCGGCGTCGAGGTCGCGAAGGATTGCGTCGAAGAGTTCCTTAACACCGCATTCGAGGGCGGCCGCCACGCGGCGCGCACCGCCAAGCTCGATCAATCCTTCCGGGAGGCAGCAGAATGA
- a CDS encoding serine hydroxymethyltransferase — MSSAPAVAMRPEGFFEDGVATVDPAVSAAIDSELDRQQNQIELIASENIVSRAVLEAQGSVFTNKYAEGYPGKRYYQGCAPSDAVETLAIERAKQLFHCSYANVQPHSGAQANGAVMLALVKPGETILGMSLDAGGHLTHGAAPAMSGKWFNAVQYGVRREDHLIDYDEVERLAREHQPVLIIAGGSAYPRVIDFARFRQIADAVGAKLMVDMAHFAGLVAAGLHPSPLPHADVVTTTTHKTLRGPRGGMILSNDEALGKKFNSAVFPGMQGGPLMHVIAAKAVAFGEALRPEFRDYSAAVIANAKVLAAKLVERGCAVVAGGTDTHLALIDLSPKGITGKDADEALERAGITCNKNGVPFDPLPPTKTSGIRVGSPAGTTRGFGLAEFAAIGDMIADVLDGLSANGEAGNHEVEATVNVRVRALCARFPIYPA, encoded by the coding sequence ATGAGCAGCGCACCAGCAGTCGCGATGCGCCCCGAGGGCTTCTTCGAGGACGGCGTCGCGACGGTCGATCCCGCAGTGTCCGCCGCGATCGACAGCGAGCTCGACCGCCAGCAGAACCAGATCGAGCTGATCGCGTCGGAGAACATCGTCAGCCGCGCCGTGCTCGAGGCCCAGGGCTCGGTGTTCACCAACAAGTACGCGGAAGGCTATCCGGGCAAGCGCTATTACCAGGGCTGCGCGCCGTCCGATGCGGTCGAGACGCTGGCCATCGAGCGCGCCAAGCAGCTGTTCCACTGCAGCTACGCCAACGTCCAGCCGCACTCCGGCGCGCAGGCGAACGGCGCGGTAATGCTGGCGCTGGTCAAGCCCGGCGAGACCATCCTCGGCATGAGCCTCGACGCGGGCGGCCACCTCACCCACGGCGCTGCACCGGCAATGTCGGGCAAGTGGTTCAACGCGGTCCAGTACGGCGTCCGCCGCGAGGACCATTTGATTGACTATGACGAGGTCGAGCGCCTCGCCCGCGAGCACCAGCCGGTGCTGATCATCGCCGGCGGCTCGGCCTATCCGCGGGTCATCGACTTTGCCCGCTTCCGGCAGATCGCCGATGCCGTCGGGGCTAAGCTGATGGTCGACATGGCGCACTTCGCCGGTCTGGTCGCCGCTGGGCTGCACCCGAGCCCGTTGCCGCATGCCGACGTCGTCACCACGACCACCCACAAGACGCTCCGTGGCCCCCGCGGCGGCATGATCCTGTCGAACGACGAGGCGCTGGGCAAGAAGTTCAACTCGGCGGTCTTCCCCGGCATGCAGGGCGGCCCGCTGATGCACGTCATCGCGGCCAAGGCGGTCGCGTTCGGCGAGGCGCTGCGGCCCGAGTTCCGTGACTATAGCGCCGCCGTCATTGCGAACGCCAAGGTGCTCGCGGCGAAGCTCGTCGAGCGTGGCTGCGCGGTCGTTGCGGGCGGTACCGACACCCACCTCGCGCTGATCGACCTTAGCCCCAAGGGCATCACCGGCAAGGACGCCGACGAGGCGCTCGAGCGCGCCGGCATCACCTGCAACAAGAACGGCGTGCCCTTCGACCCGCTGCCACCGACCAAGACCAGCGGCATCCGCGTCGGCTCGCCCGCCGGCACGACCCGCGGCTTCGGCCTCGCCGAGTTCGCGGCCATCGGCGACATGATCGCGGACGTTCTGGACGGACTGAGCGCCAACGGCGAAGCGGGCAATCATGAGGTCGAGGCGACTGTCAACGTCCGGGTCCGGGCGCTGTGCGCGCGCTTCCCGATCTACCCGGCGTGA
- the nrdR gene encoding transcriptional regulator NrdR, with translation MRCPFCLHDDSQVKDSRPTEDSAAIRRRRQCPACGARFTTFERIQLRELTVVKKSGKRETFDRDKLARSIEIACRKRPIDEGKIERLVSGVVRRLESVGESEINVGTIGEMVMEGLQALDPVAYIRFASVYRDFREARDFETFVGTLSSSVVPLPTRRLAREAE, from the coding sequence ATGCGCTGCCCATTCTGCCTGCACGACGACAGCCAGGTTAAAGACTCGCGCCCGACCGAGGATAGCGCCGCGATCCGGCGCCGGCGGCAGTGCCCGGCGTGCGGCGCGCGCTTCACGACCTTCGAGCGGATCCAGCTACGCGAACTGACCGTGGTCAAGAAGTCGGGCAAGCGCGAAACCTTCGACCGCGACAAGCTCGCGCGTTCCATCGAGATCGCCTGCCGCAAGCGCCCGATCGACGAGGGCAAGATCGAGCGGCTGGTGTCGGGCGTCGTCCGCCGCCTCGAATCCGTCGGCGAGAGCGAGATCAACGTCGGCACCATCGGCGAAATGGTGATGGAGGGCCTGCAGGCGCTCGATCCGGTCGCCTACATCCGTTTCGCCAGCGTTTACCGCGACTTCCGCGAAGCCCGCGACTTCGAGACCTTCGTCGGCACCCTGTCGAGCTCGGTGGTACCGCTGCCGACCCGCCGGCTGGCACGCGAGGCGGAGTGA
- a CDS encoding RNA methyltransferase has translation MTQSPPAVILARPQLGQNIGACARAMLNFGLTDLRLVAPRDGWPNPDAGPAASGADSVLAGARVFDTVQAAIADLGYVYATTVRGRELTRPVVTPAGAATEMRARPAKSGLLFGAERSGLLTEELVIAHAILTIPVNPAFGSLNIAQAVLLTAYEWFRVGDSTPASALANYAVPAPHAELEGLIEATSEALAVAGYFAPPETVAAKRLTLRNLLTRPAYSGKEVRTLRGMITALGKGRGPRRQP, from the coding sequence GTGACCCAGTCACCACCGGCGGTCATCCTCGCCCGCCCGCAGCTCGGCCAGAACATCGGGGCGTGCGCACGCGCGATGCTTAACTTCGGGCTGACCGACCTGCGGCTGGTGGCACCGCGCGACGGCTGGCCCAACCCCGATGCCGGCCCGGCGGCGAGTGGCGCGGACAGCGTGCTGGCGGGGGCCCGGGTGTTCGATACCGTCCAGGCGGCGATCGCCGATCTTGGTTATGTCTATGCGACGACGGTGCGCGGGCGCGAGCTGACCCGCCCGGTGGTGACGCCCGCCGGAGCCGCTACCGAAATGCGGGCACGTCCGGCGAAATCGGGCCTGTTGTTTGGGGCCGAGCGTTCTGGATTGCTGACCGAGGAACTGGTCATCGCCCATGCGATCCTGACGATTCCGGTCAACCCGGCGTTCGGCTCGCTTAATATCGCGCAGGCGGTATTGCTGACGGCTTATGAATGGTTTCGGGTCGGTGACTCGACGCCGGCATCGGCTCTGGCGAACTACGCGGTGCCAGCACCGCACGCTGAACTCGAGGGTCTGATCGAGGCGACCAGCGAGGCGCTGGCGGTCGCCGGCTACTTCGCGCCGCCGGAAACGGTTGCCGCTAAGCGCCTGACATTGCGGAACCTGCTCACGCGTCCTGCCTATTCCGGCAAGGAGGTGCGGACGTTGCGCGGCATGATTACGGCGCTTGGCAAGGGCCGAGGTCCCCGCCGGCAACCTTAG
- a CDS encoding response regulator transcription factor, with product MRILIIEDDRLMSRSIELMLGGAGLEHETAATGEDGIELARVYDYDAILLDLTLPDLHGYEVLRRLRVARIGTPVIILTGNGETEAKVSGFGLGADDYVTKPFQRAELLARVHALVRRSKGHARSIVVTGPMSVDLAARTVEVGGRRVHLTGKEYAILEMLSLRKGMTLTKEMFLTHLYGGRDEPELKIIDVFICKLRKKLSAAGTGASGCIETVWGRGYALRDPEVPMDEVRVA from the coding sequence ATGCGTATCCTGATTATTGAAGACGACCGGCTGATGTCACGGTCCATCGAGCTTATGCTCGGTGGTGCCGGACTCGAGCATGAGACGGCTGCGACGGGCGAGGACGGCATCGAGCTGGCTCGCGTCTATGACTACGACGCCATTCTTCTCGACCTAACTCTGCCTGACCTTCACGGTTATGAAGTGCTCAGGCGCCTGCGCGTTGCTCGCATCGGTACACCGGTTATAATCCTGACCGGCAACGGCGAGACCGAGGCTAAGGTGTCTGGCTTCGGCCTCGGTGCCGACGACTATGTTACCAAGCCTTTCCAGCGCGCCGAACTGCTGGCGCGGGTCCACGCTCTCGTGCGCCGGTCGAAGGGCCATGCCCGTTCGATCGTGGTTACTGGACCGATGTCAGTCGATCTGGCTGCCCGGACCGTCGAAGTCGGCGGACGCCGGGTTCATCTCACCGGCAAGGAATATGCGATCCTGGAGATGTTGTCGCTCCGCAAGGGCATGACATTGACCAAGGAAATGTTCCTCACTCACCTCTATGGCGGCCGCGACGAGCCCGAGCTGAAGATCATCGACGTCTTCATCTGCAAGCTGCGGAAGAAGCTGTCGGCGGCGGGTACCGGCGCGTCCGGGTGCATCGAGACGGTGTGGGGCCGCGGCTACGCGCTGCGCGATCCCGAAGTCCCGATGGACGAAGTCCGCGTCGCCTGA
- a CDS encoding DUF1153 domain-containing protein — protein MYEVGPRPDSVPGPYGPLTLNDLPGTETKRWVTRRKAEILAAIAGGLIDRIEACNRYSISAEELALWERALACAGVPGLWVTRVQVYRPIFEAVPD, from the coding sequence ATGTACGAAGTCGGCCCGCGTCCCGATTCCGTGCCGGGTCCGTACGGTCCTTTAACCTTGAACGACCTGCCCGGCACCGAAACAAAGCGGTGGGTTACCCGGCGAAAGGCTGAAATTCTCGCCGCCATCGCGGGTGGATTGATCGACCGGATCGAGGCATGTAATCGATATTCGATCAGCGCCGAAGAGCTCGCGTTGTGGGAACGAGCCCTCGCCTGCGCCGGAGTCCCCGGCCTTTGGGTGACCCGCGTCCAGGTCTACCGGCCAATTTTCGAGGCGGTTCCAGACTAG
- the mnmA gene encoding tRNA 2-thiouridine(34) synthase MnmA, with protein MSGGVDSSVVAALCVEAGCETIGVTLQLYDGGETIRPGACCAGADIRDARGVAARLGIAHYVLDYASAFQAAVIDEFADSYAAGRTPVPCVTCNRTVKFRDLLSVARDLGADALATGHYVRRVEGSGGPELWRGVDPAKDQSYFLYATTRNQLDYLRFPLGGLSKAVVRGHATRLGLAVAAKPDSQDICFVPGGDYAAVVGKLRPDAVAPGEIVDLGGSVVGSHDGLINFTVGQRRGIRVGGSPAPLYAVRLEPETRRLVVGPREALAVSGVALEDINWLGSAPPRDGEPLSVKVRSMAMPVLATLAGCGLVFAAPEYGVSPGQAAVFYAGDRVLGGGTIVATQNAMLAA; from the coding sequence ATGTCCGGCGGCGTCGACAGTTCGGTTGTCGCGGCGCTGTGCGTCGAGGCCGGCTGCGAGACTATTGGCGTGACTTTGCAGCTTTATGACGGAGGAGAAACAATTCGTCCGGGTGCCTGTTGTGCCGGTGCAGACATCCGCGATGCACGCGGTGTGGCGGCGCGACTCGGGATCGCGCACTATGTCCTCGACTATGCCAGCGCCTTTCAAGCCGCTGTAATCGACGAATTTGCCGACAGTTATGCCGCGGGCCGGACCCCGGTGCCGTGCGTGACCTGCAACCGCACGGTCAAGTTTCGCGACTTGCTGAGCGTCGCCCGCGATCTTGGAGCCGATGCGCTCGCGACCGGGCACTATGTCCGCCGTGTCGAAGGCTCCGGCGGTCCGGAACTGTGGCGCGGCGTCGACCCTGCCAAGGACCAGAGCTATTTCCTCTACGCGACGACCCGTAACCAGCTCGACTATCTGCGCTTCCCGCTCGGCGGCTTGAGCAAGGCCGTCGTCCGCGGCCACGCCACACGCCTCGGCCTCGCAGTCGCCGCCAAGCCCGACAGCCAGGATATCTGCTTCGTCCCCGGCGGCGATTATGCGGCGGTGGTCGGCAAGCTGCGGCCCGACGCGGTCGCGCCCGGCGAGATCGTCGACCTGGGTGGCAGCGTCGTCGGCAGCCACGACGGCCTGATCAACTTCACCGTCGGCCAGCGGCGCGGCATCCGGGTCGGCGGGTCGCCGGCACCGCTGTACGCCGTCCGCCTCGAGCCCGAGACGCGCCGGCTGGTGGTCGGGCCGCGCGAGGCGCTGGCGGTGTCCGGCGTGGCGCTCGAGGATATCAACTGGCTCGGCAGTGCGCCGCCCCGCGACGGCGAGCCGCTGAGCGTCAAGGTGCGATCGATGGCGATGCCGGTGTTGGCGACGCTCGCGGGCTGCGGGCTCGTCTTCGCCGCTCCCGAATACGGAGTTTCGCCAGGGCAGGCGGCAGTCTTCTATGCCGGCGACCGCGTGCTCGGTGGCGGCACGATCGTCGCGACGCAAAATGCGATGCTTGCGGCCTGA
- a CDS encoding sigma 54-interacting transcriptional regulator, translated as MAFTGFERDCDTVAALAADAPVTVIGRGEAVPDTVHVRVAPAARSKVRLGVVPGCLAELDVAAPDRPFAAALIVALALPDGFAAAAAPASLALNALAERVAARPVTILIQGPTGTGKEVLARRIHLCSPRRDGPFIAVNCAALPEAMLEALLFGHERGAFTGAQAAAKGLMRAAHGGTLLLDEIAELPLGSQAKLLRALQEREVLAIGATVATPVDVRVIATANRDLVAEVAAGRFRADLYYRLAVFPFATTALKQRPEDLLPIVATLLLRLAGGAPPWPTPGALAALAAHDWPGNVRELANVLERALIYAEGGQITARDIVLDSAPPGSAPAVPLGLQVREQEHEAIRRVLNACAGRRGDTARQLGISERTLRYKLAAMAGGGERATLQ; from the coding sequence ATGGCATTCACCGGGTTCGAGCGAGACTGCGATACGGTAGCGGCGCTGGCCGCCGATGCACCGGTCACCGTGATCGGGCGCGGCGAAGCGGTCCCGGACACGGTCCACGTCCGCGTCGCGCCCGCCGCTCGGTCGAAGGTTCGCCTGGGCGTCGTGCCGGGTTGCCTCGCCGAACTTGACGTCGCTGCTCCCGACCGACCCTTCGCCGCAGCGCTGATCGTGGCGCTCGCGTTGCCCGACGGATTTGCGGCGGCCGCAGCCCCCGCCAGCCTCGCCCTCAACGCGCTCGCCGAGCGCGTCGCGGCCCGTCCGGTCACGATTTTGATTCAGGGCCCGACCGGAACGGGGAAAGAGGTCCTTGCCCGCCGTATACACTTGTGTTCCCCCCGCCGCGATGGTCCCTTCATCGCGGTCAACTGCGCCGCGCTCCCCGAGGCAATGCTCGAAGCCTTGCTCTTCGGACACGAGCGCGGCGCCTTTACCGGCGCTCAGGCGGCCGCGAAGGGCCTGATGCGCGCCGCCCACGGCGGGACGCTGCTGCTCGACGAGATCGCCGAACTGCCGCTCGGCAGCCAGGCCAAGTTGCTCCGCGCCCTGCAGGAGCGCGAGGTGCTGGCGATCGGCGCGACGGTCGCGACACCCGTCGATGTCCGCGTCATCGCCACTGCCAACCGCGACCTTGTCGCCGAAGTCGCTGCCGGTCGCTTCCGGGCCGACCTTTACTACCGGCTTGCGGTCTTCCCGTTCGCCACGACCGCGCTCAAGCAGCGGCCCGAGGATCTTCTCCCGATAGTCGCGACGCTGCTGCTGCGGCTTGCGGGTGGTGCACCGCCATGGCCGACGCCGGGGGCGCTGGCCGCTCTCGCCGCGCACGACTGGCCGGGCAACGTGCGCGAGCTGGCGAACGTCCTCGAGCGCGCCTTGATCTATGCCGAGGGTGGGCAGATCACCGCGCGCGACATCGTCCTCGACAGCGCGCCGCCCGGTTCCGCTCCCGCCGTGCCGCTTGGCCTCCAGGTCCGCGAGCAGGAGCACGAGGCGATCCGCCGGGTCTTGAACGCCTGCGCCGGACGCCGTGGCGACACGGCGCGCCAGCTCGGCATCAGCGAGCGCACCTTGCGCTACAAGCTCGCCGCGATGGCCGGCGGCGGTGAGCGGGCGACACTCCAGTGA
- the fliE gene encoding flagellar hook-basal body complex protein FliE: MGGFDSSAVLVLRAQILAKNAALAPAKATPPQGFAAAIDTALQSVNGAQTAAGSASAAYERGDTADIASVMLARQKASIGFEATLQVRNKLLAAYRDVISMPV; encoded by the coding sequence ATCGGCGGCTTCGACAGCAGCGCGGTCCTCGTCCTCCGCGCCCAGATCCTTGCCAAGAACGCTGCACTCGCGCCGGCGAAGGCGACCCCGCCGCAGGGCTTCGCCGCCGCCATCGACACCGCGCTCCAGTCGGTCAACGGCGCACAAACTGCAGCCGGCAGCGCCAGCGCCGCTTATGAACGCGGCGACACGGCCGATATCGCAAGTGTGATGCTCGCCCGCCAGAAGGCCTCGATCGGCTTCGAGGCGACCCTCCAGGTCCGCAACAAGCTTCTCGCCGCCTATCGCGACGTGATCAGCATGCCGGTATGA
- the fliF gene encoding flagellar M-ring protein FliF: protein MTALALSDLRSGGALRLRFERLIAQPAIKRTLPWIAVAVGIVVLVAVVLSLRGRDWTAVYPGLAEADKSAVVEALRVAAFDVSIDTDTGAVRVPADRVAAARILLAGQGLPKAAPSGAAMLDAMPLGTSRAVEGAQLKAAQEHDLAASIELIDAVEHAQVHLAAPEPSVFIRDHAAPSASVLVTLARGRTLSDAQVRAVVHLIASGVAGLDPERVSVVDQTGTLLTTEAGGELGESGRMLDVEARTAATVRQRIVALLTPILGRDNFSAQVTADLDFAENAATRESYDKGALTSEQGSNTTETPPPPARGIPGALSNTVPQAAQVSMTPPAALPAPAAPGPQGSSTFARNFEVGKAVSVTRAVPGQLRRLSVAVVVRSDALGTTKGQAAQLASLTALVKGAVGYDGRRGDVVTVAGRPFVDVDATGETAWWRPVASQAAQGMLILAGFAMLVFGIGRPWLRSRIAPAVAPEIVEDVPQLLDYSGKLAEARALVGSDSARAAAVVRGMIRA, encoded by the coding sequence ATGACTGCGCTCGCGCTCAGCGACCTGCGCAGCGGCGGCGCATTGCGGCTGCGCTTCGAGCGTCTGATCGCGCAGCCCGCGATCAAGCGCACGCTGCCGTGGATCGCGGTCGCGGTCGGGATCGTCGTCCTGGTCGCGGTCGTGCTGTCGCTCAGGGGCCGGGACTGGACCGCGGTCTATCCGGGCCTCGCCGAAGCCGACAAGTCCGCGGTCGTCGAGGCGCTGCGCGTCGCCGCCTTCGACGTCTCGATCGACACCGACACCGGTGCCGTCCGCGTGCCCGCCGACCGGGTCGCTGCGGCGCGGATATTGCTCGCCGGGCAGGGCCTGCCGAAAGCCGCGCCGAGCGGAGCCGCGATGCTCGACGCGATGCCGCTCGGCACCAGCCGCGCCGTGGAGGGCGCCCAGCTGAAGGCGGCGCAGGAGCACGACCTCGCTGCCAGTATCGAGCTGATCGACGCCGTCGAGCACGCCCAGGTCCACCTCGCCGCGCCAGAACCGTCGGTGTTCATCCGCGACCATGCAGCGCCGTCGGCCTCGGTGCTGGTGACGCTGGCGCGGGGCCGCACGCTCAGCGACGCGCAGGTCCGCGCCGTCGTCCACCTCATTGCGTCCGGTGTTGCGGGTCTCGACCCCGAACGGGTCAGCGTCGTCGACCAGACCGGCACGTTGCTGACCACCGAGGCCGGCGGCGAGCTTGGCGAGTCCGGGCGCATGCTCGACGTCGAGGCGCGGACCGCCGCCACCGTTCGCCAGCGCATCGTCGCGCTGCTGACGCCGATCCTGGGACGCGACAATTTCTCCGCGCAAGTCACCGCCGACCTCGACTTCGCCGAGAACGCCGCGACCCGCGAAAGCTACGACAAGGGCGCGCTGACCAGCGAGCAGGGCAGCAACACCACGGAGACCCCGCCACCGCCGGCGCGCGGCATCCCCGGCGCGCTGTCGAACACCGTGCCCCAGGCGGCGCAGGTCTCGATGACCCCGCCCGCCGCGCTGCCGGCACCGGCAGCCCCCGGCCCGCAGGGCAGCTCGACCTTCGCGCGCAACTTCGAGGTCGGCAAGGCGGTGTCCGTCACCCGCGCCGTGCCGGGCCAGCTGCGCCGCCTGTCGGTCGCGGTCGTCGTCCGCAGCGACGCGCTCGGCACCACCAAGGGGCAGGCGGCACAGCTCGCGTCGCTGACCGCGCTGGTCAAGGGGGCGGTCGGCTATGACGGCCGGCGCGGCGATGTCGTCACCGTCGCCGGGCGGCCGTTCGTCGATGTGGACGCGACCGGCGAGACCGCGTGGTGGCGGCCGGTCGCGAGCCAGGCAGCACAGGGAATGCTCATCCTCGCCGGCTTCGCGATGCTGGTCTTCGGCATTGGACGGCCGTGGCTGCGCTCCCGCATCGCCCCGGCAGTCGCGCCGGAAATCGTTGAGGACGTGCCCCAGTTGCTCGATTATTCCGGCAAGCTGGCCGAGGCCCGGGCGCTCGTCGGCAGCGACTCTGCGCGCGCCGCCGCGGTCGTCCGCGGGATGATCCGCGCATGA